GATGTTCCTTTTCGACCGCTTGAGCAGGCGCGGGGGGAGGCACGAGAGGAAGCAATGGACCTGACTGACTTTGCTTCCAGTCAGGTCGAGGCGGTAGCCGGGGATGCGATGCCGCGAACCCCAGCTCTCTCCGCGGCTTCTTTTTCCGCGGCGCCAAACACTGAGGGAACCGTAGGCTGGAGCACGCAGCCGGGCGTCGAAGTTCCGAGTTTCATCGGCAAGAGCGTTCGGGAAGTGACCGAGGAGTGTTTCCGTCTGGGTTTGAGCCCGATTTTGGTGGGCAACGGGATAGCCGCGGAGCAGATTCCGCCGGCGGGGAGTCGCGTGCCCCCAGGCTCGCGCCTGACGGTTCGGTTTGCCCGCATCGGAGAGGCCCATTCCCGAACCTTCGTGAGGGCAACGCAGCGAACGGGGAAGAGAATGTAGGGCCGTGGCGGGAAAACCGGATGCGTGCGCACCGAAAACTGCATCCAACCATAACGAGGCTCCCAACCCCCTCGCCTGGAAGCTCGGGGACTTTGCCCCGCCCGGCCGGGCCGATCATACTGGTGGGTTCTTGCATGCAACTGAGGGACCTCATGCGCGGCGTCGAGTTGCTGGAGCCCGTCGCCGCTAACCCGGAGATTTCCGGCCTCGCCTATCATTCGGCCGAAATTCAGCCGGGCAACGTCTTCTTTGCGATGCACGGCGCGAAGTCGGATGGCAATCTCTACATTCGGGAGGCGGTGGCCGGCGGGGCTCTGGCGGTCGTTAGCGAGGAACCCCCCTCCACAAATATTTGTTGGGCACGGGTCAAGAATGCGCGCCAAGCGCTCGCCCAGGCGGCCGCGAACTTCTACGATAATCCTGGCCGCGCCCTGACGCTGGTTGGCATTACGGGAACCAACGGCAAGACCACCACCACCTATCTCCTCGATTCCATCTTGCGGACTGCCGGTCATCTTACCGGCATGTTTGGCACGATCGAGCATCGGACTCCGGCGTCTGCTTTTCCTGCCTTGACCACCACGCCGGAGTCCCTCGATCTGCAGCGGTTTCTGGCTGAGGTGCGCGCCGCCGGCGGCACGCACGTCGTCATGGAGGCCAGCTCGCATGGCCTGGCGCTCGACCGCTTGTTTGGGCTGAAGTTTGCCGCCGCGGTCTTCACCAACCTGACACGCGACCACCTCGATTTTCATGGTGAGATGCAGGCTTACTTTGACGCCAAGAAAAAGCTCTTTGCCGGCGTCGGCGCCGGACCCGCCTCCATCGGCGTCATCAACGCCGATGACGCTTGGGCCGAGCAACTCTTCGCCGCCGGCGTGGAGCGGGTGGTCACTTACGGGCTCAAATCCGGGGCCGATATCAACACCAAGAAGTTTCTTCTCTCCCATGCAGGGCTGGAATTTGCGGTGGAATCTCCCTGCGGGGCCATTTCGGTTCGCTCCTCGCTTGTCGGGCGCATCAACGTGTACAACATCCTTGCCGCTATCGCCGCTGCGGTCGCGCTGGGTGTGGAGCGGGGAGCGATGGAGAAGGGGATTGCCCGGCTCGAAGTGGTTCCCGGGCGATTTGAGCGAGTGGAGGAAGGCCAGCCTTTTGCCCTCATCGTGGACTATGCTCACACCGACGACGCGCTGCGCAACTTGCTCGAAACGGCGCGCGAGCTCCGGTCGGCCTCGGCAGGGTCGAGGCCGTCCGGCCGCATCATCACGGTATTTGGCTGCGGCGGCGACCGCGACCGGACCAAACGTCCCCTTATGGGAGAAGCGGCCGGGTCACTCAGCGACCTCTGCGTTCTTACCAGCGACAACCCGCGCGGTGAGGATCCGCTCGGGATCATCAACGACACTCTGGTAGGTCTTCAAAAAGTGCGAGCCAACTACCGCATTGAACCGGATCGGGCCAAGGCGATCGAAGTCGCGCTTGAAATGGCCGCCGGCGGCGATCTCGTGTTGCTTGCCGGCAAAGGACACGAGGCAAGTCAAATTCTGGCGGATCGCGTGATTCCGTTCAGCGACCGGGAGGTCGCCCGCGCGGTACTGCGCAAGCTCGGCTACGGGAGGACTGCTGCCAGTCCGGAACGGATTTCTCCGAAACGTGAGGGAAGCAGCAGGAATTGAGCGGTGCGATGGTCGGTTGAAAAGATATGCCGCACTCTGAGTGTGCCGGTGCCGGTCGGCGGGGATAGCTCTCTTCCCATTGCAGGCTGTTCCATTGACTCGCGCACGCTCCGGCGGGGCGAGCTTTACGTTGCGCTTCGCGGGCCGCACTTTGACGGCCATGATTTTGTTCTTCCGGCTCTCGAGGCGGGAGCCCCGGCAGCCATTGTCGATAAGCATCGCCTCCCTTCCTATCCGGAAAACTTCCGTTCGCGCCTGATGGGGGTGCAGGACACGCTGGTGGCGCTTCAGGAGCTGGCTCGGGCGGTGCGGCGCGAATGGGGCCGGCCCGTTCTGGCCATCACCGGCTCAACCGGAAAGACCACCACCAAAGAAATCCTGGCCGCCATGATGGCCACTCGCTTTCAAGTACTCAGGTCTGAGGGAAATCTCAACAACGAGTACGGACTGCCGCTTTCGCTCTTACAGCTCGAACCGCACCATGAGGCGGCGGTCCTCGAACTGGCGATGTCGCATCGAGGGGAACTTCGCCGGCTGGCGGAGATTTGCGAGCCGAACCTGGGCATTGTCACCAACGTTGCCCCCGTTCATCTGGAGTTTTTCTCTTCCGTCGAGGAGATTGCGCTGGCCAAGCGAGAGCTGGTGGAAGGGCTCGCCGGGGATGACTCGATCGCCGTTCTGAACGCGGACGATGGCCGCGTGAAATCCTTTTCCCGGTTTTGCCGGGGTAAGGTCATCTTTTACGGATTGGACAAGAGAGCAGACTTTCGCGCGAACGGCATTATGCACCGGGGTGCTGCGGGGATGACGTTTGAGGTGGTGAACCGGGCCGGGCGGTGGCCATTCCGGATGCCGCTGCTGGGCGAGCACAACGTCCGCAACGCGCTGGCGGCGTTTGCGGCCGCTTCCCACTATGGCGTAACGCCGGAAGCGGCAGCCGATTGCCTTGCCGCCAGCCGACCGGTGAAGATGCGCGGAGAGCTGCTTCACTTTGCCCCTGGATTTTCGGTGGTGAATGATTGCTATAACTCGAATCCGGTGGCGCTGGAATCCATGATCGAGCTCGTAGCTCACTTCAGCGAATATCGTCGCCGCGCCCTGGTCGCCGGGGAAATGAAAGAACTGGGGCCAACGTCCGGCGTTCTGCATCGGCGTTGCGGGGAAAGGGCAGCGAGAGCCGGGCTGGAGTGGGTCTTCGGCATCGCGGGCGATGCGGCTGCGCTGGTCGAGGGGGCGATCGCCGCCGGACTGTCGCCGGACCGGACACATTTTTTTGAGACGGCCGAAGAAGCGGCTCGATTTTTTCCGGAATGGATCCAACCGGGAGACTTGCTCCTGGTCAAAGGTTCGCGGGCGGTGCGCGTGGAGCAGGTGATCGACGCGCTGAAAACCCGTTATCCTTTGCGTGTCCCGAACCCTCGTCCCGAAGATTCGGGAGCGGCCAGGGAAGCGAGCTAGCATGTTCTACTACCTCTTCTACCATGTGCTCTATCCCCACTTCCATCCCTTCAACGTATTTCGATACATCACATTCCGCACGGCCTACGCCAGCCTGACGGCGCTTTTTCTCTGCTTGGTGTTCGGGCCCTGGTTGATCCGCCGGCTCAAAGAATTTCAGGTCGGCCAGTACATCCGCGAAGAGGGGCCGAGTTCGCATCGTGCCAAAGCGGGCACGCCGACCATGGGGGGCGTGTTGATCGGCATCGCCGTTGTGATCCCGACCATTCTTTGGGCGGACCTGCGCAATGCCTTCGTTTGGCTGGCCTTGTTCGGCTTCATGTCTTTCGGCCTGATCGGATTTTTAGACGATTACTTCAAGATCGTGCGCCGGCGCAGCCTGGGCCTTACGGGGCGGACAAAACTTGCTCTCCAGTTTCTCACCAGCTTCATCCTGGCCGCGGCGCTGGTTCTGATGTCTGCCGACGGAAGCTACTCGACCGCGCTGATCGTTCCGTTCTTCAAGAACCTTCGGCCTGACCTGGTTTTGCATTCGCTGACGGTCAATCCCTATCTCTGGCCGTTGGCGGCATTGCCCTTCTTGATTTTTGTTTCGCTGGTCATCGTTGGCTCCTCGAATTCCGTCAATCTGACCGACGGCCTTGACGGCCTGGCAATCGGCTGCATGGTGGTGGCCGGCGGCGCGTTGACGGTGCTGACCTACGTGACCTCGCACGCAAGATTTGCCGACTATCTCGACATTGAGAAATTGCCCGCCGTGGGAGAGCTGACGATATTCTGCGGGGCGCTGGTGGGGGCGAGCCTCGGATTCCTTTGGTACAACGCCCACCCGGCTCAAATCTTCATGGGCGATGTCGGGTCGCTCTCGCTGGGGGGCGGGCTGGCTACGGTGGCGGTTATCGTGAAACAAGAGATTCTGCTCTTTTTTATCGGCGGGGTATTTGTGTTGGAAGCTCTCTCGGTGCTGTTGCAGGTAGGGAGCTTCAAGCTGACGGGCAAGCGTATTTTCAAGATGGCTCCGCTTCACCATCACTTTGAGCTTTCCGGGTGGAGCGAATCGAAAATCATCGTTCGCTTTTGGATTGTGGCGCTGGTGTTTGCGCTCTTTGCGCTGACCACGCTGAAGTTGAGGTAGAGCGGCCATGGCGGGATTGGAACCGGTTTCGCTCGAAGGCAAGCGGGTGCTGGTGGTGGGAGCAGCACGCACCGGCGTGGCTGCGGCGCGCTTCTGCTCGGCCCGGGGAGCGCGGGTGACCGTGAGCGAAATCCGTCCTGAGCCAGAGCTTGGGGAAGTAGCTGGTGAGCTGATCCGCCTCAGGGTTGCCCTGGAATGCGGCGGGCACCGCTGGCAGACCTTTGTGGATCAAGACCTGATCCTGCCGAGCCCGGGTGTGCCAGCCGAGTTGCCGGAGTTGCAAGCGGCGCGCGCCGCGGGCGTCCCGATCTGGAGCGAAGTCGAGCTGGCGGCAAGATTCTTGCGCGGCCGCTGGGTGGGCGTAACCGGCTCCAACGGGAAAACGACAACCTCGGTTCTCCTGGGCCATATGCTCTCGGTGGCTCGAATCTCCACGCAGGTGGGGGGGAACATCGGGGTGCCGCTGATCTCTTTGGTCGAAACTTCCAGCGAGCGCTCGGTGACGGTGTGCGAACTGAGCAGCTTCCAGCTCGAGCTGACGGAAAAACTTCGGCCAGACATCGGCGTGCTTTTGAATCTGACCCCTGACCATCTGGATCGTCATCCGAGTTTTGACGTTTACATTGCCGCCAAGATGAAGATCTTTTCGAACCAGCGGCCCAGCGACGCGGCCATCGTGAACGCTGACGATGCGGCAACCAGCCGGACTCTGGGCCAAATCCCGTCCACACTCTACCGCTTCAGCCGGGCTCAACCAGTAGCAGCGGGGACCTTTCTGGACTCGGGGAAAATTTTCTTCCGCCGGGGGAATGAGGTCACTCCGTTGCTCGAACAGGCGGAGATTCCTCTCAGGGGTTCACACAACCTGGAGAACGTACTGGCGGCGGCGTGCGCAGCGCGGCTGGTCGGGGCATCGCCTGAATCGGTACGCGAGGGCGTGCGAACCTTTGCCGGGGTCGAGCACCGGCTGGAGTTTGTGGCGGAAGTGAACGGCGTCCAGTTCTTTAATGATTCGAAAGCAACCAATGTGGATTCGACGCTCAAAGCCATTGAGGCTTTTGCCGGCGGGTTGATTCTGATCCTGGGCGGAAAGGACAAAGGCTCGGACTATTCCGTTCTTCGCGACGCGTTGCAGCAGCGGGCCCGTCACGTGCTTTTGATTGGCCAGGCAGCCGAAAAAATAGCCCGGCAGATCGAGGGCGCCGTGCCGGCCTCGCATGCGGAAACGCTGGACCGGGCGGTGCAACTGGGATTTGAGATGGCAAGGCCGGGAGATGTCCTGCTCCTTGCGCCGGCCTGCGCCAGTTTCGACCAATTTGAAAACTACGAACATCGCGGCCGTGTCTTCAAGCACGAGGTGCGAAAAATCGCATCCGCCCGAGGCGGACTGGCCGGCTAAATACCATGCCACGTCGCTTCCAAACCGACCGCATCCTGTTCGCTGCCACACTCTCCCTTTGTCTGATCGGCACGGTCATAGTCTTCAGCGCTTCCGCCGTCGTTGCCCGGGAGCAGCAGGGCAGCCCCTACACATTTCTCATTCGCCACCTGCTCTGGCTGGGGGTGGGCCTGGCTGCCATGCTCCTGCTGATGCAGACGGACTACCGGCGGCTGAAGTCGCCGGCGGTGGTGTTCACAGCGATTGGCATTGTACTGGCCATGCTGGTAGCGGTTTTGTTTCTCGACCGTTCGCACCAAACGCATCGCTGGATCCGTTTTGGTCACCTCTCGCTGCAGCCTTCGGAATTTGCCAAACCGGTAGTGGTCCTGTTCCTAGCCTGGTTCCTCGAGCGGCGCCGGCGGCTGGTGAATCACGTCACCCACACGCTTTTGCCGGCTTTTGGACTTATTGCGGTCATCGCCGGGCTGGTGATGCTGGAGCCGGATTTCGGGACAGCAGGCGCCCTGCTGGTGATCTCGGTCGCCATGCTTTTCTCTGCCGGATTATGGATGCGCTATCTTGCTTATGGAGGGGTAGCGGCTTTGCCCGCGCTCTACTTTGCCATCTTCCGCGTCCGCTATCGCTACGAGCGCGTCCTCGCCTTCCTCGATCCCTATGCGGATCCGCAGGGGCGGGGATTTCAGATGATTCAATCGCTCATCGCGGTGGGCAGCGGCGGAGTGTTCGGCGTCGGGCTAATGGAAAGCCACCAGAAGCTTTTCTATCTTCCCGAAGCTCACACGGATTTCATTTATGCCGTGCTGGCGGAGGAACTGGGTCTGGTGGGAGCGCTGCTGGTAGTGGGGCTTTTTGGAATCTTTTGCTGGCGCGGGTTGCGGGCGGCTGCCGCTGCGCCGGATGAATTTGGACGATTGGCAGGTGTCGGCTTGACGGTGATGGTGACGGCCCAGGCGCTCATCAACCTGAGCGTTGTCCTGGGCTTGATGCCGACCAAAGGTATTCCGCTGCCGTTTATCAGTTATGGAGGTTCGAGTCTGGTGGTGATGCTGGCGGGCACGGGCATTTTGCTGAACCTCAGCCAACACGCGGATTGATGGGGCAGCCGGCAGCGGTGAGCTGGCAGGAAATGAAACTGATGATTGCAGGCGGCGGTACCGGCGGGCACGTTTTCCCGGCGCTGGCGATTGCCGAGGAATGGCGGCGACGCAGCCGCGGCGAGGTGGTGCTTGTCGGAACAGCGAAGGGAATCGAAAATCGCTTGGTTCCGCAGGCGGGATTTCCTCTGGAACGCATACCGGCGGCGGCCCTCAAGGGAATAGGGGGTGTTCGCCTGGCGAAAAGCATCTTGCGGCTGCCGCTTGCCCTGCTCGCCGCCGGTCGGGTCATGCGGCGGAACAACCCCGATGTCGTTCTGGGAATCGGCGGGTACGCGTCTGGTCCGGTTGTGCTGAGTGCTGCGCTGTGCGGCATTCCGACAGCGATCTTTGAGCCCAATGCCGAGCCAGGCTTTGCCAACCGGGTCGTGCTGCCCTTTGTCAAGCGAGCGGCGGTCGCCTATCCGGAAACAGCCGCACGGCTGGGCGAGCGCGGGGTGCTGACGGGCTGTCCGGTGCGGGCAGCGTTTTTCAGCCTTACGCCGCGCCGGCATGAGCCGCCCTTCTCGGTGCTGATCTTCGGCGGCAGCCAGGGATCGCTGGCCTTGAATCAAACCATGATCGAGGCGCTGGATTTCTTTTCGCCTCGCCGGGAAGAGTTGTTCTTTACGCACCAGACAGGCGAGCGAGACTATAATGCCGTGCGAGTGGCCTATGGGCGTCGAGGGATGCGCGCCGAAGTGAGGGCCTTTCTGGACGACATGCCGGATCGCTTTGGGCAGGCCGATTTGATCGTTTCCCGTTCCGGCGCGGTCACGGTGGCGGAGATCGCGGCCGCTGGCCGGGCTTCGATTCTGGTGCCGTTTCCGGAGGCGGCCGATCAGCACCAATTGCGCAATGCACAAGCGCTCGAAAGGGCGAAGGCAGCCCGATTGCTCCTCGAGGAAGAGCTGACCCCGGAGCGCCTGGCCACGGAAATTCTGACGTTGCTCGAAGCGCCTGAGAAACTCCGGCAGATGGAAGGGGCGGCGCGGGAATTGGCGCGGCCCCGGGCAACCCAGGACATCGTGGACATGCTGGAGAGGATAGCCAGGAAGTGAACAAGATTTTTCGCAAATTTCAGCGGATCCATTTCGTCGGCATCGGCGGAATCGGGATGAGCGGAATTGCCGAGGTGCTTTTGACTCTGGGCTATACGGTGACGGGATCGGATGTGAAGCCTTCAGCGATCACCGAACGGCTCAACTCTCTCGGAGCTCGGACGGACGAAGGGCACAGGGCGGAATGGGTGCACGGGGCGCAGGTGGTGGTTGTGTCGGCGGCGATTCGGCCGGACAACCCCGAGGTGGCGGAAGCGCATCGGCTGCAAATCCCGGTCATCCCTCGAGCCGAGATGTTGGCCGAACTGATGCGTCTGAAATTCGGGATTGCGGTCGCCGGCACCCACGGAAAGACGACGACGACGTCCATGTTAGCCTCGGTGCTTGCCGCAGCCGGGCTCGATCCGACCTTTGTGGTGGGCGGCAAAGTGAATCACGCCGGCACCAGCGCTCGCCTCGGACGCGGTGAATTCATGGTGGTGGAAGCCGACGAGTCCGACCGCTCGTTTCTCCTGCTCGCTCCGGTGCTGGCGGTGGTAACCTCGATTGACCGCGAACACCTGGACTATTACCGCGATCTCGAGGAGATTAGGCAGGCTTTTACCGATTTTGTGAACAAGGTGCCTTTCTACGGGGCGGCAGTCCTTTGCTTCGACGACGAAAACGTGCAGGCCATTTTGCCGGCAATCAAACGCCGCGTTCTAACCTACGGAACATCGGCTCAGGCTGACCTTTTCATCAGCGACGTGCGGCCGGGCGGCTTCGAAAGCGAATTTGGCCTGCGCTTTCGAGGCGAAGAGCTGGGCGCATTTCGGATCCATTCCGCCGGGTTGCACAACGTGCGCAACGCGGCGGCAACGGCCGGAGTTGCGCTCGAGCTGAACGTGCCGGTGGATCTGATTCGTCAGGGGTTGGAACAGTTCCGAGGAGTTGGGCGGCGGTTCGAAATCAAGGGAAAGCTCAACGGCGTGACCTGGATTGACGACTACGGGCACCACCCGGCCGAGATTCGGGCAACGCTGGAGGCGGCGCGCGGCTGCGGGTACGCCCGGCTGCTGATGTTGTTCCAGCCGCATCGCTTCACGCGCACGCAATCGCTCTGGGATGATTTCTGCCGCTGCTTCAACCAGGCTGACGTGCTCGTCCTGACGGACATCTATCCGGCGAGCGAGGCGCCGATTGCCGGCGTGACGGCGGAGCGTCTGGCCGAAGCGATTCACGCCTGCGGACACAAGAACGTCCGCTTCAGCGCCGACATGGAACAAGCCGCGGAAATGCTCCGACGTGAAGCCCGGCCCGGCGATGCCGTTCTCACGATGGGCGCGGGCAGCGTGGGGAGGATTGCGGACGAGATTTTTTCGAGGCAGAGTGGAAGCCGGATAAGCCATGCGGATTGACAACCCCAAGGTGACCGCGGCGTTCGAGGAGCTGGGCGTCGCCTACCGGCCAAACGAGCGCATGGCCGACTGGACGTCGCTCGGCGTGGGCGGCCCTTCCGATCTCCTACAGATTGCAAATTTTTCCGCTTTGCCGGAACTGATTTCGCTCCTCGATGAGCAGGGCGTGCCCTGGCGGTTTTTTGGAGGCGGAACGAACGTTCTGATCCCTGACCGGGAATTGCCTTACGTCGTGCTCCAGCTCGCTCCGTCCCGGCGGGACATCGAATTTGGCCCGGGCGAGGCCTATGTTTCCGCCGCCACCGAACTGGGCCGCACCGTGATGGAGTGCGCCAAGCGCGACCTGGGCGGCATGGAAGGCCTGATCGGGGTGCCGGGCACGGTCGGCGGCGCCTTGCGGATGAACGCAGGGGCGTACGGCACGCAAATCGGCTCGTACGTGCGCGCCATCCTTCTCTACCGGGCTGCGAAACGGCAGATCGAGACTCTGACAGGCAATGAAATTCGCTTCGAATATCGGCACAGTTCTTTTGGGCCGGATGATATTATGCTTTCGGTGCGACTCGAACTGCTCGCCAAACCCTACCGCGAAATTCTCGGTGGCATTCAAGTCTGTAACGAAAAGCGTCGCGCCTCGCAGCCGCTGAATGAGAAGAGCGCCGGGTGCATTTTCAAGAATCCGCCCGGTGCTTCCGCCGGAAAAATGATTGAC
Above is a window of Candidatus Acidiferrales bacterium DNA encoding:
- a CDS encoding UDP-N-acetylmuramoyl-L-alanyl-D-glutamate--2,6-diaminopimelate ligase, producing the protein MQLRDLMRGVELLEPVAANPEISGLAYHSAEIQPGNVFFAMHGAKSDGNLYIREAVAGGALAVVSEEPPSTNICWARVKNARQALAQAAANFYDNPGRALTLVGITGTNGKTTTTYLLDSILRTAGHLTGMFGTIEHRTPASAFPALTTTPESLDLQRFLAEVRAAGGTHVVMEASSHGLALDRLFGLKFAAAVFTNLTRDHLDFHGEMQAYFDAKKKLFAGVGAGPASIGVINADDAWAEQLFAAGVERVVTYGLKSGADINTKKFLLSHAGLEFAVESPCGAISVRSSLVGRINVYNILAAIAAAVALGVERGAMEKGIARLEVVPGRFERVEEGQPFALIVDYAHTDDALRNLLETARELRSASAGSRPSGRIITVFGCGGDRDRTKRPLMGEAAGSLSDLCVLTSDNPRGEDPLGIINDTLVGLQKVRANYRIEPDRAKAIEVALEMAAGGDLVLLAGKGHEASQILADRVIPFSDREVARAVLRKLGYGRTAASPERISPKREGSSRN
- the murF gene encoding UDP-N-acetylmuramoyl-tripeptide--D-alanyl-D-alanine ligase, which produces MRWSVEKICRTLSVPVPVGGDSSLPIAGCSIDSRTLRRGELYVALRGPHFDGHDFVLPALEAGAPAAIVDKHRLPSYPENFRSRLMGVQDTLVALQELARAVRREWGRPVLAITGSTGKTTTKEILAAMMATRFQVLRSEGNLNNEYGLPLSLLQLEPHHEAAVLELAMSHRGELRRLAEICEPNLGIVTNVAPVHLEFFSSVEEIALAKRELVEGLAGDDSIAVLNADDGRVKSFSRFCRGKVIFYGLDKRADFRANGIMHRGAAGMTFEVVNRAGRWPFRMPLLGEHNVRNALAAFAAASHYGVTPEAAADCLAASRPVKMRGELLHFAPGFSVVNDCYNSNPVALESMIELVAHFSEYRRRALVAGEMKELGPTSGVLHRRCGERAARAGLEWVFGIAGDAAALVEGAIAAGLSPDRTHFFETAEEAARFFPEWIQPGDLLLVKGSRAVRVEQVIDALKTRYPLRVPNPRPEDSGAAREAS
- the mraY gene encoding phospho-N-acetylmuramoyl-pentapeptide-transferase — encoded protein: MFYYLFYHVLYPHFHPFNVFRYITFRTAYASLTALFLCLVFGPWLIRRLKEFQVGQYIREEGPSSHRAKAGTPTMGGVLIGIAVVIPTILWADLRNAFVWLALFGFMSFGLIGFLDDYFKIVRRRSLGLTGRTKLALQFLTSFILAAALVLMSADGSYSTALIVPFFKNLRPDLVLHSLTVNPYLWPLAALPFLIFVSLVIVGSSNSVNLTDGLDGLAIGCMVVAGGALTVLTYVTSHARFADYLDIEKLPAVGELTIFCGALVGASLGFLWYNAHPAQIFMGDVGSLSLGGGLATVAVIVKQEILLFFIGGVFVLEALSVLLQVGSFKLTGKRIFKMAPLHHHFELSGWSESKIIVRFWIVALVFALFALTTLKLR
- the murD gene encoding UDP-N-acetylmuramoyl-L-alanine--D-glutamate ligase; this translates as MAGLEPVSLEGKRVLVVGAARTGVAAARFCSARGARVTVSEIRPEPELGEVAGELIRLRVALECGGHRWQTFVDQDLILPSPGVPAELPELQAARAAGVPIWSEVELAARFLRGRWVGVTGSNGKTTTSVLLGHMLSVARISTQVGGNIGVPLISLVETSSERSVTVCELSSFQLELTEKLRPDIGVLLNLTPDHLDRHPSFDVYIAAKMKIFSNQRPSDAAIVNADDAATSRTLGQIPSTLYRFSRAQPVAAGTFLDSGKIFFRRGNEVTPLLEQAEIPLRGSHNLENVLAAACAARLVGASPESVREGVRTFAGVEHRLEFVAEVNGVQFFNDSKATNVDSTLKAIEAFAGGLILILGGKDKGSDYSVLRDALQQRARHVLLIGQAAEKIARQIEGAVPASHAETLDRAVQLGFEMARPGDVLLLAPACASFDQFENYEHRGRVFKHEVRKIASARGGLAG
- the ftsW gene encoding putative lipid II flippase FtsW produces the protein MPRRFQTDRILFAATLSLCLIGTVIVFSASAVVAREQQGSPYTFLIRHLLWLGVGLAAMLLLMQTDYRRLKSPAVVFTAIGIVLAMLVAVLFLDRSHQTHRWIRFGHLSLQPSEFAKPVVVLFLAWFLERRRRLVNHVTHTLLPAFGLIAVIAGLVMLEPDFGTAGALLVISVAMLFSAGLWMRYLAYGGVAALPALYFAIFRVRYRYERVLAFLDPYADPQGRGFQMIQSLIAVGSGGVFGVGLMESHQKLFYLPEAHTDFIYAVLAEELGLVGALLVVGLFGIFCWRGLRAAAAAPDEFGRLAGVGLTVMVTAQALINLSVVLGLMPTKGIPLPFISYGGSSLVVMLAGTGILLNLSQHAD
- the murG gene encoding undecaprenyldiphospho-muramoylpentapeptide beta-N-acetylglucosaminyltransferase gives rise to the protein MKLMIAGGGTGGHVFPALAIAEEWRRRSRGEVVLVGTAKGIENRLVPQAGFPLERIPAAALKGIGGVRLAKSILRLPLALLAAGRVMRRNNPDVVLGIGGYASGPVVLSAALCGIPTAIFEPNAEPGFANRVVLPFVKRAAVAYPETAARLGERGVLTGCPVRAAFFSLTPRRHEPPFSVLIFGGSQGSLALNQTMIEALDFFSPRREELFFTHQTGERDYNAVRVAYGRRGMRAEVRAFLDDMPDRFGQADLIVSRSGAVTVAEIAAAGRASILVPFPEAADQHQLRNAQALERAKAARLLLEEELTPERLATEILTLLEAPEKLRQMEGAARELARPRATQDIVDMLERIARK
- the murC gene encoding UDP-N-acetylmuramate--L-alanine ligase, which translates into the protein MNKIFRKFQRIHFVGIGGIGMSGIAEVLLTLGYTVTGSDVKPSAITERLNSLGARTDEGHRAEWVHGAQVVVVSAAIRPDNPEVAEAHRLQIPVIPRAEMLAELMRLKFGIAVAGTHGKTTTTSMLASVLAAAGLDPTFVVGGKVNHAGTSARLGRGEFMVVEADESDRSFLLLAPVLAVVTSIDREHLDYYRDLEEIRQAFTDFVNKVPFYGAAVLCFDDENVQAILPAIKRRVLTYGTSAQADLFISDVRPGGFESEFGLRFRGEELGAFRIHSAGLHNVRNAAATAGVALELNVPVDLIRQGLEQFRGVGRRFEIKGKLNGVTWIDDYGHHPAEIRATLEAARGCGYARLLMLFQPHRFTRTQSLWDDFCRCFNQADVLVLTDIYPASEAPIAGVTAERLAEAIHACGHKNVRFSADMEQAAEMLRREARPGDAVLTMGAGSVGRIADEIFSRQSGSRISHAD
- the murB gene encoding UDP-N-acetylmuramate dehydrogenase is translated as MRIDNPKVTAAFEELGVAYRPNERMADWTSLGVGGPSDLLQIANFSALPELISLLDEQGVPWRFFGGGTNVLIPDRELPYVVLQLAPSRRDIEFGPGEAYVSAATELGRTVMECAKRDLGGMEGLIGVPGTVGGALRMNAGAYGTQIGSYVRAILLYRAAKRQIETLTGNEIRFEYRHSSFGPDDIMLSVRLELLAKPYREILGGIQVCNEKRRASQPLNEKSAGCIFKNPPGASAGKMIDELGLKGHRIGGAVVSERHANFFINRFGATAGDLLALIDDVRDRVRKSFGFELEEEVIVWRA